One window of the Xiphophorus hellerii strain 12219 chromosome 15, Xiphophorus_hellerii-4.1, whole genome shotgun sequence genome contains the following:
- the agbl5 gene encoding cytosolic carboxypeptidase-like protein 5 isoform X4 gives MEVRFGNIVFSSRFDSGNLARVEKVEKGNSSPVSDGAQVGSSPSGMHLTPDYEFNVWTQPDCAGTEYENGNRSWFYFSVRGAMPGRLLKINVMNMNNQRKLYSQGMAPFVRTLPVKNRWERIRDRPTVETVNNQFILSFTHRLLDVRGTTTYFSFCYPFSYSECQEMLQQLDESYPNAAQLSPSSAPDTVYYHRELLCNSLDGNRVDLLTVTNCAGMWDERETRLPKLFPDTNTPRAHRFPDKRVFFLSSRVHPGETPSSFVFNGFLNFILRRDDPRAHTLRSMFVFKLIPILNPDGVVRGHYRTDSRGVNLNRQYLNPNPELHPSIYAAKALLLYHHTHNRLHTTQPTAHSMGTLQTQPTPLNNKPANQHQSPPLTPLEISLNQRNAEKGGSSPPPAEVSMVMEENSWSPVELGKGDQNCSADSLEKVASGTGDRADPEEEQSESVPPQEGGVAYYVDLHGHASKRGCFMYGNNLPDENQQVENMLYPRLIAVNSAHFDFLGCNFSEKNMYARDKRDGQSKEGSGRVAVHKAIGVLHSYTLECNYNTGKTMNSMPPACHDNGRATPPPPSSFPPKYTPEIFEQVGRAVAVSALDMAESNPWPRLVLSEHSCLTNLRAWILKHVRNTKGLNTQIHALPKVQSSGSKVSPPKSFNNSFLSGSTSENTNGRVRYNSQSSSSSKTPSPKIQSSPSFTFGCTPPPRHHTHHYSTHAGGRGGNRTLGPVKGVSYSDLKLYGASPSSWPRMPLHVRAGRPGRGRRGFAGSHHPADACREKSKVAGPEHILSSIKFSKCEPQLHGSRIPIRRAVSAEVTFPLLNTSPTLSGDKEVSSFTVFKLLRPPGIHRHMAITGLSKKDGDGIQLASATLLVKNGDKSPNYKTEAIAETTAEMDETGEQSFPVKAEERPVVPCQR, from the exons ATGGAGGTCCGCTTTGGGAACATCGTGTTTAGTTCCAGGTTTGACTCTGGGAACCTGGCCCGAGTGGAGAAAGTAGAGAAGGGCAACTCAAGCCCTGTGTCCGATGGAGCCCAAGTTGGAAGTTCCCCCTCAGGGATGCACCTCACCCCCGACTACGAGTTCAACGTGTGGACCCAGCCAGACTGTGCTGGCACAGAGTATGAGAACGGAAACAG ATCTTGGTTTTACTTCAGCGTGCGCGGTGCCATGCCCGGGAGACTGCTGAAGATCAACGTGATGAACATGAACAATCAGCGGAAGCTTTACAGCCAGGGAATGGCTCCCTTCGTTCGCACCTTACCGGTCAAAAACCGCTGGGAGAGAATCCGCGACAGACCCACAGTGGAG ACTGTAAACAACCAGTTCATTCTGTCTTTCACTCACCGGCTGCTGGATGTGCGAGGAACAACCACCTATTTCTCCTTCTGCTACCCGTTCTCTTACAGCGAGTGCCAGgagatgctgcagcagctggacgaGAGCTACCCCAACGCTGCTCAGCTCAGTCCGAGCAG CGCACCGGACACTGTGTACTATCACAGGGAATTGCTGTGCAACTCTCTAGACGGCAACAGGGTGGACCTCCTCACTGTGACCAACTGCGCCGGCATGTGGGATGAGAGAGAAACCCGTCTACCCAAGCTGTTTCCTGACACCAACACCCCCAGGGCGCATCGCTTCCCGGACAAGAGG GTGTTTTTCCTCAGCAGCCGCGTGCACCCCGGAGAAACGCCGTCCTCGTTCGTCTTCAACGGTTTCCTCAACTTCATTCTGCGGCGAGACGACCCGCGTGCGCACACGCTGCGCAGCATGTTCGTGTTCAAGCTCATTCCCATTCTGAACCCAGACGGCGTGGTCCGAGGACACTACAG AACTGACTCCAGAGGAGTGAACCTTAACAGACAGTACCTGAACCCCAACCCTGAACTCCACCCTTCCATCTATGCAGCTAAAGCTTTACTGCTGTaccaccacacacacaaccGCTTACACACCACACAACCAACCGCACACAGCATGGGCACGCTCCAGACGCAGCCCACCCCTCTGAACAACAAGCCGGCAAACCAGCACCAGTCCCCTCCCCTGACGCCGCTGGAGATCAGCTTGAACCAGCGGAACGCGGAGAAAGGCGGGAGCTCTCCCCCGCCGGCCGAGGTTTCCATGGTGATGGAGGAGAACAGCTGGAGCCCTGTGGAGTTGGGGAAAGGGGACCAGAACTGCTCCGCCGACTCCTTGGAGAAGGTAGCGTCCGGAACCGGGGACCGAGCCGATCCGGAGGAGGAGCAAAGCGAGTCGGTGCCGCCGCAGGAGGGAGGCGTGGCCTATTACGTGGACCTACACGGCCACGCCTCCAAACGGGGATGCTTCATGTATGGAAATAACCTGCCTGACGAGAACCAGCAG GTGGAGAACATGCTGTATCCCAGGCTGATCGCCGTCAACTCGGCCCACTTTGACTTCCTGGGCTGTAACTTCTCCGAAAAAAACATGTACGCGCGGGACAAGCGGGACGGTCAGTCTAAAGAAGGCAGCGGTCGTGTGGCTGTCCACAAGGCGATAGGAGTGCTTCACAG TTATACTTTGGAGTGCAACTATAACACAGGAAAAACCATGAACTCCATGCCCCCCGCCTGCCACGACAACGGCCGGGCGACGCCGCCTCCACCCTCGTCGTTTCCTCCCAAATACACTCCAGAGATATTTGAGCAG GTGGGCCGTGCCGTGGCCGTCTCTGCCCTGGACATGGCGGAGTCCAACCCGTGGCCTCGCCTGGTGCTGTCCGAGCACTCCTGCCTCACCAACCTCCGAGCCTGGATCCTCAAGCACGTCCGCAACACCAAAGGCCTCAACACGCAAATCCACGCTCTCCCCAAAGTACAAAGCAGCGGCAGCAAGGTGTCGCCACCGAAAAGTTTCAACAA CAGCTTTCTGTCTGGGTCAACATCAGAAAACACGAATGGCCGCGTTCGCTACAACagccagagcagcagcagcagcaagacTCCCTCTCCAAAAATCCAAAGCTCTCCGAGCTTCACCTTCGGCTGCACCCCGCCGCCCCGGCATCACACACATCATTACAGCACACACGCCGGTGGACGTGGAGGCAACAGGACACTCGGACCAGTCAAAG GTGTCAGCTACTCGGATCTTAAGCTTTATGGAGCCAGTCCAAGTAGCTGGCCCAGAATGCCTCTGCACGTGCGCGCCGGGCGGCCAGGCCGAGGCCGCCGAGGCTTTGCGGGCTCTCATCACCCAGCAGACGCCTGTAGAGAG AAATCTAAAGTCGCGGGGCCTGAACATATCTTGTCGTCCATCAAATTCAGCAA GTGCGAGCCTCAGTTGCACGGAAGCCGCATCCCGATTCGTCGAGCGGTGTCGGCTGAAGTTACTTTCCCACTCCTTAATACGTCGCCCACCTTGTCTGGAGACAAGGAGGTGTCTTCCTTTACAGTGTTTAAGCTGCTCAGACCTCCTGGGATCCACCGACATATGGCCATAACAG
- the agbl5 gene encoding cytosolic carboxypeptidase-like protein 5 isoform X1: MEVRFGNIVFSSRFDSGNLARVEKVEKGNSSPVSDGAQVGSSPSGMHLTPDYEFNVWTQPDCAGTEYENGNRSWFYFSVRGAMPGRLLKINVMNMNNQRKLYSQGMAPFVRTLPVKNRWERIRDRPTVETVNNQFILSFTHRLLDVRGTTTYFSFCYPFSYSECQEMLQQLDESYPNAAQLSPSSAPDTVYYHRELLCNSLDGNRVDLLTVTNCAGMWDERETRLPKLFPDTNTPRAHRFPDKRVFFLSSRVHPGETPSSFVFNGFLNFILRRDDPRAHTLRSMFVFKLIPILNPDGVVRGHYRTDSRGVNLNRQYLNPNPELHPSIYAAKALLLYHHTHNRLHTTQPTAHSMGTLQTQPTPLNNKPANQHQSPPLTPLEISLNQRNAEKGGSSPPPAEVSMVMEENSWSPVELGKGDQNCSADSLEKVASGTGDRADPEEEQSESVPPQEGGVAYYVDLHGHASKRGCFMYGNNLPDENQQVENMLYPRLIAVNSAHFDFLGCNFSEKNMYARDKRDGQSKEGSGRVAVHKAIGVLHSYTLECNYNTGKTMNSMPPACHDNGRATPPPPSSFPPKYTPEIFEQVGRAVAVSALDMAESNPWPRLVLSEHSCLTNLRAWILKHVRNTKGLNTQIHALPKVQSSGSKVSPPKSFNNSFLSGSTSENTNGRVRYNSQSSSSSKTPSPKIQSSPSFTFGCTPPPRHHTHHYSTHAGGRGGNRTLGPVKDSKPQEKRRPSHSRSVLRSPSNSHKPPRHPRSPPSSSSSSSSSSVCAAGSCPLPTPVNITGVSYSDLKLYGASPSSWPRMPLHVRAGRPGRGRRGFAGSHHPADACREKSKVAGPEHILSSIKFSKCEPQLHGSRIPIRRAVSAEVTFPLLNTSPTLSGDKEVSSFTVFKLLRPPGIHRHMAITGLSKKDGDGIQLASATLLVKNGDKSPNYKTEAIAETTAEMDETGEQSFPVKAEERPVVPCQR, from the exons ATGGAGGTCCGCTTTGGGAACATCGTGTTTAGTTCCAGGTTTGACTCTGGGAACCTGGCCCGAGTGGAGAAAGTAGAGAAGGGCAACTCAAGCCCTGTGTCCGATGGAGCCCAAGTTGGAAGTTCCCCCTCAGGGATGCACCTCACCCCCGACTACGAGTTCAACGTGTGGACCCAGCCAGACTGTGCTGGCACAGAGTATGAGAACGGAAACAG ATCTTGGTTTTACTTCAGCGTGCGCGGTGCCATGCCCGGGAGACTGCTGAAGATCAACGTGATGAACATGAACAATCAGCGGAAGCTTTACAGCCAGGGAATGGCTCCCTTCGTTCGCACCTTACCGGTCAAAAACCGCTGGGAGAGAATCCGCGACAGACCCACAGTGGAG ACTGTAAACAACCAGTTCATTCTGTCTTTCACTCACCGGCTGCTGGATGTGCGAGGAACAACCACCTATTTCTCCTTCTGCTACCCGTTCTCTTACAGCGAGTGCCAGgagatgctgcagcagctggacgaGAGCTACCCCAACGCTGCTCAGCTCAGTCCGAGCAG CGCACCGGACACTGTGTACTATCACAGGGAATTGCTGTGCAACTCTCTAGACGGCAACAGGGTGGACCTCCTCACTGTGACCAACTGCGCCGGCATGTGGGATGAGAGAGAAACCCGTCTACCCAAGCTGTTTCCTGACACCAACACCCCCAGGGCGCATCGCTTCCCGGACAAGAGG GTGTTTTTCCTCAGCAGCCGCGTGCACCCCGGAGAAACGCCGTCCTCGTTCGTCTTCAACGGTTTCCTCAACTTCATTCTGCGGCGAGACGACCCGCGTGCGCACACGCTGCGCAGCATGTTCGTGTTCAAGCTCATTCCCATTCTGAACCCAGACGGCGTGGTCCGAGGACACTACAG AACTGACTCCAGAGGAGTGAACCTTAACAGACAGTACCTGAACCCCAACCCTGAACTCCACCCTTCCATCTATGCAGCTAAAGCTTTACTGCTGTaccaccacacacacaaccGCTTACACACCACACAACCAACCGCACACAGCATGGGCACGCTCCAGACGCAGCCCACCCCTCTGAACAACAAGCCGGCAAACCAGCACCAGTCCCCTCCCCTGACGCCGCTGGAGATCAGCTTGAACCAGCGGAACGCGGAGAAAGGCGGGAGCTCTCCCCCGCCGGCCGAGGTTTCCATGGTGATGGAGGAGAACAGCTGGAGCCCTGTGGAGTTGGGGAAAGGGGACCAGAACTGCTCCGCCGACTCCTTGGAGAAGGTAGCGTCCGGAACCGGGGACCGAGCCGATCCGGAGGAGGAGCAAAGCGAGTCGGTGCCGCCGCAGGAGGGAGGCGTGGCCTATTACGTGGACCTACACGGCCACGCCTCCAAACGGGGATGCTTCATGTATGGAAATAACCTGCCTGACGAGAACCAGCAG GTGGAGAACATGCTGTATCCCAGGCTGATCGCCGTCAACTCGGCCCACTTTGACTTCCTGGGCTGTAACTTCTCCGAAAAAAACATGTACGCGCGGGACAAGCGGGACGGTCAGTCTAAAGAAGGCAGCGGTCGTGTGGCTGTCCACAAGGCGATAGGAGTGCTTCACAG TTATACTTTGGAGTGCAACTATAACACAGGAAAAACCATGAACTCCATGCCCCCCGCCTGCCACGACAACGGCCGGGCGACGCCGCCTCCACCCTCGTCGTTTCCTCCCAAATACACTCCAGAGATATTTGAGCAG GTGGGCCGTGCCGTGGCCGTCTCTGCCCTGGACATGGCGGAGTCCAACCCGTGGCCTCGCCTGGTGCTGTCCGAGCACTCCTGCCTCACCAACCTCCGAGCCTGGATCCTCAAGCACGTCCGCAACACCAAAGGCCTCAACACGCAAATCCACGCTCTCCCCAAAGTACAAAGCAGCGGCAGCAAGGTGTCGCCACCGAAAAGTTTCAACAA CAGCTTTCTGTCTGGGTCAACATCAGAAAACACGAATGGCCGCGTTCGCTACAACagccagagcagcagcagcagcaagacTCCCTCTCCAAAAATCCAAAGCTCTCCGAGCTTCACCTTCGGCTGCACCCCGCCGCCCCGGCATCACACACATCATTACAGCACACACGCCGGTGGACGTGGAGGCAACAGGACACTCGGACCAGTCAAAG aCTCTAAGCCTCAGGAGAAGAGACGTCCCTCCCACAGTCGTTCTGTTCTCCGGTCTCCCAGCAACAGCCACAAACCCCCCCGCCACCCTCGCTCgcccccttcctcctcctcgtcctcctcctcttcctctgtgtgCGCGGCAGGTTCTTGTCCTCTACCGACTCCGGTCAATATAACAG GTGTCAGCTACTCGGATCTTAAGCTTTATGGAGCCAGTCCAAGTAGCTGGCCCAGAATGCCTCTGCACGTGCGCGCCGGGCGGCCAGGCCGAGGCCGCCGAGGCTTTGCGGGCTCTCATCACCCAGCAGACGCCTGTAGAGAG AAATCTAAAGTCGCGGGGCCTGAACATATCTTGTCGTCCATCAAATTCAGCAA GTGCGAGCCTCAGTTGCACGGAAGCCGCATCCCGATTCGTCGAGCGGTGTCGGCTGAAGTTACTTTCCCACTCCTTAATACGTCGCCCACCTTGTCTGGAGACAAGGAGGTGTCTTCCTTTACAGTGTTTAAGCTGCTCAGACCTCCTGGGATCCACCGACATATGGCCATAACAG
- the agbl5 gene encoding cytosolic carboxypeptidase-like protein 5 isoform X3 translates to MEVRFGNIVFSSRFDSGNLARVEKVEKGNSSPVSDGAQVGSSPSGMHLTPDYEFNVWTQPDCAGTEYENGNRSWFYFSVRGAMPGRLLKINVMNMNNQRKLYSQGMAPFVRTLPVKNRWERIRDRPTVETVNNQFILSFTHRLLDVRGTTTYFSFCYPFSYSECQEMLQQLDESYPNAAQLSPSSAPDTVYYHRELLCNSLDGNRVDLLTVTNCAGMWDERETRLPKLFPDTNTPRAHRFPDKRVFFLSSRVHPGETPSSFVFNGFLNFILRRDDPRAHTLRSMFVFKLIPILNPDGVVRGHYRTDSRGVNLNRQYLNPNPELHPSIYAAKALLLYHHTHNRLHTTQPTAHSMGTLQTQPTPLNNKPANQHQSPPLTPLEISLNQRNAEKGGSSPPPAEVSMVMEENSWSPVELGKGDQNCSADSLEKVASGTGDRADPEEEQSESVPPQEGGVAYYVDLHGHASKRGCFMYGNNLPDENQQVENMLYPRLIAVNSAHFDFLGCNFSEKNMYARDKRDGQSKEGSGRVAVHKAIGVLHSYTLECNYNTGKTMNSMPPACHDNGRATPPPPSSFPPKYTPEIFEQVGRAVAVSALDMAESNPWPRLVLSEHSCLTNLRAWILKHVRNTKGLNTQIHALPKVQSSGSKVSPPKSFNNSFLSGSTSENTNGRVRYNSQSSSSSKTPSPKIQSSPSFTFGCTPPPRHHTHHYSTHAGGRGGNRTLGPVKDSKPQEKRRPSHSRSVLRSPSNSHKPPRHPRSPPSSSSSSSSSSVCAAGSCPLPTPVNITGVSYSDLKLYGASPSSWPRMPLHVRAGRPGRGRRGFAGSHHPADACREKSKVAGPEHILSSIKFSKCEPQLHGSRIPIRRAVSAEVTFPLLNTSPTLSGDKEVSSFTVFKLLRPPGIHRHMAITGLSKKDGDGIQLASATLLVKNGDKSPNYKTEAIAETTAEMDETGEQAEERPVVPCQR, encoded by the exons ATGGAGGTCCGCTTTGGGAACATCGTGTTTAGTTCCAGGTTTGACTCTGGGAACCTGGCCCGAGTGGAGAAAGTAGAGAAGGGCAACTCAAGCCCTGTGTCCGATGGAGCCCAAGTTGGAAGTTCCCCCTCAGGGATGCACCTCACCCCCGACTACGAGTTCAACGTGTGGACCCAGCCAGACTGTGCTGGCACAGAGTATGAGAACGGAAACAG ATCTTGGTTTTACTTCAGCGTGCGCGGTGCCATGCCCGGGAGACTGCTGAAGATCAACGTGATGAACATGAACAATCAGCGGAAGCTTTACAGCCAGGGAATGGCTCCCTTCGTTCGCACCTTACCGGTCAAAAACCGCTGGGAGAGAATCCGCGACAGACCCACAGTGGAG ACTGTAAACAACCAGTTCATTCTGTCTTTCACTCACCGGCTGCTGGATGTGCGAGGAACAACCACCTATTTCTCCTTCTGCTACCCGTTCTCTTACAGCGAGTGCCAGgagatgctgcagcagctggacgaGAGCTACCCCAACGCTGCTCAGCTCAGTCCGAGCAG CGCACCGGACACTGTGTACTATCACAGGGAATTGCTGTGCAACTCTCTAGACGGCAACAGGGTGGACCTCCTCACTGTGACCAACTGCGCCGGCATGTGGGATGAGAGAGAAACCCGTCTACCCAAGCTGTTTCCTGACACCAACACCCCCAGGGCGCATCGCTTCCCGGACAAGAGG GTGTTTTTCCTCAGCAGCCGCGTGCACCCCGGAGAAACGCCGTCCTCGTTCGTCTTCAACGGTTTCCTCAACTTCATTCTGCGGCGAGACGACCCGCGTGCGCACACGCTGCGCAGCATGTTCGTGTTCAAGCTCATTCCCATTCTGAACCCAGACGGCGTGGTCCGAGGACACTACAG AACTGACTCCAGAGGAGTGAACCTTAACAGACAGTACCTGAACCCCAACCCTGAACTCCACCCTTCCATCTATGCAGCTAAAGCTTTACTGCTGTaccaccacacacacaaccGCTTACACACCACACAACCAACCGCACACAGCATGGGCACGCTCCAGACGCAGCCCACCCCTCTGAACAACAAGCCGGCAAACCAGCACCAGTCCCCTCCCCTGACGCCGCTGGAGATCAGCTTGAACCAGCGGAACGCGGAGAAAGGCGGGAGCTCTCCCCCGCCGGCCGAGGTTTCCATGGTGATGGAGGAGAACAGCTGGAGCCCTGTGGAGTTGGGGAAAGGGGACCAGAACTGCTCCGCCGACTCCTTGGAGAAGGTAGCGTCCGGAACCGGGGACCGAGCCGATCCGGAGGAGGAGCAAAGCGAGTCGGTGCCGCCGCAGGAGGGAGGCGTGGCCTATTACGTGGACCTACACGGCCACGCCTCCAAACGGGGATGCTTCATGTATGGAAATAACCTGCCTGACGAGAACCAGCAG GTGGAGAACATGCTGTATCCCAGGCTGATCGCCGTCAACTCGGCCCACTTTGACTTCCTGGGCTGTAACTTCTCCGAAAAAAACATGTACGCGCGGGACAAGCGGGACGGTCAGTCTAAAGAAGGCAGCGGTCGTGTGGCTGTCCACAAGGCGATAGGAGTGCTTCACAG TTATACTTTGGAGTGCAACTATAACACAGGAAAAACCATGAACTCCATGCCCCCCGCCTGCCACGACAACGGCCGGGCGACGCCGCCTCCACCCTCGTCGTTTCCTCCCAAATACACTCCAGAGATATTTGAGCAG GTGGGCCGTGCCGTGGCCGTCTCTGCCCTGGACATGGCGGAGTCCAACCCGTGGCCTCGCCTGGTGCTGTCCGAGCACTCCTGCCTCACCAACCTCCGAGCCTGGATCCTCAAGCACGTCCGCAACACCAAAGGCCTCAACACGCAAATCCACGCTCTCCCCAAAGTACAAAGCAGCGGCAGCAAGGTGTCGCCACCGAAAAGTTTCAACAA CAGCTTTCTGTCTGGGTCAACATCAGAAAACACGAATGGCCGCGTTCGCTACAACagccagagcagcagcagcagcaagacTCCCTCTCCAAAAATCCAAAGCTCTCCGAGCTTCACCTTCGGCTGCACCCCGCCGCCCCGGCATCACACACATCATTACAGCACACACGCCGGTGGACGTGGAGGCAACAGGACACTCGGACCAGTCAAAG aCTCTAAGCCTCAGGAGAAGAGACGTCCCTCCCACAGTCGTTCTGTTCTCCGGTCTCCCAGCAACAGCCACAAACCCCCCCGCCACCCTCGCTCgcccccttcctcctcctcgtcctcctcctcttcctctgtgtgCGCGGCAGGTTCTTGTCCTCTACCGACTCCGGTCAATATAACAG GTGTCAGCTACTCGGATCTTAAGCTTTATGGAGCCAGTCCAAGTAGCTGGCCCAGAATGCCTCTGCACGTGCGCGCCGGGCGGCCAGGCCGAGGCCGCCGAGGCTTTGCGGGCTCTCATCACCCAGCAGACGCCTGTAGAGAG AAATCTAAAGTCGCGGGGCCTGAACATATCTTGTCGTCCATCAAATTCAGCAA GTGCGAGCCTCAGTTGCACGGAAGCCGCATCCCGATTCGTCGAGCGGTGTCGGCTGAAGTTACTTTCCCACTCCTTAATACGTCGCCCACCTTGTCTGGAGACAAGGAGGTGTCTTCCTTTACAGTGTTTAAGCTGCTCAGACCTCCTGGGATCCACCGACATATGGCCATAACAG
- the agbl5 gene encoding cytosolic carboxypeptidase-like protein 5 isoform X2, translating into MEVRFGNIVFSSRFDSGNLARVEKVEKGNSSPVSDGAQVGSSPSGMHLTPDYEFNVWTQPDCAGTEYENGNRSWFYFSVRGAMPGRLLKINVMNMNNQRKLYSQGMAPFVRTLPVKNRWERIRDRPTVETVNNQFILSFTHRLLDVRGTTTYFSFCYPFSYSECQEMLQQLDESYPNAAQLSPSSAPDTVYYHRELLCNSLDGNRVDLLTVTNCAGMWDERETRLPKLFPDTNTPRAHRFPDKRVFFLSSRVHPGETPSSFVFNGFLNFILRRDDPRAHTLRSMFVFKLIPILNPDGVVRGHYRTDSRGVNLNRQYLNPNPELHPSIYAAKALLLYHHTHNRLHTTQPTAHSMGTLQTQPTPLNNKPANQHQSPPLTPLEISLNQRNAEKGGSSPPPAEVSMVMEENSWSPVELGKGDQNCSADSLEKVASGTGDRADPEEEQSESVPPQEGGVAYYVDLHGHASKRGCFMYGNNLPDENQQVENMLYPRLIAVNSAHFDFLGCNFSEKNMYARDKRDGQSKEGSGRVAVHKAIGVLHSYTLECNYNTGKTMNSMPPACHDNGRATPPPPSSFPPKYTPEIFEQVGRAVAVSALDMAESNPWPRLVLSEHSCLTNLRAWILKHVRNTKGLNTQIHALPKVQSSGSKVSPPKSFNNFLSGSTSENTNGRVRYNSQSSSSSKTPSPKIQSSPSFTFGCTPPPRHHTHHYSTHAGGRGGNRTLGPVKDSKPQEKRRPSHSRSVLRSPSNSHKPPRHPRSPPSSSSSSSSSSVCAAGSCPLPTPVNITGVSYSDLKLYGASPSSWPRMPLHVRAGRPGRGRRGFAGSHHPADACREKSKVAGPEHILSSIKFSKCEPQLHGSRIPIRRAVSAEVTFPLLNTSPTLSGDKEVSSFTVFKLLRPPGIHRHMAITGLSKKDGDGIQLASATLLVKNGDKSPNYKTEAIAETTAEMDETGEQSFPVKAEERPVVPCQR; encoded by the exons ATGGAGGTCCGCTTTGGGAACATCGTGTTTAGTTCCAGGTTTGACTCTGGGAACCTGGCCCGAGTGGAGAAAGTAGAGAAGGGCAACTCAAGCCCTGTGTCCGATGGAGCCCAAGTTGGAAGTTCCCCCTCAGGGATGCACCTCACCCCCGACTACGAGTTCAACGTGTGGACCCAGCCAGACTGTGCTGGCACAGAGTATGAGAACGGAAACAG ATCTTGGTTTTACTTCAGCGTGCGCGGTGCCATGCCCGGGAGACTGCTGAAGATCAACGTGATGAACATGAACAATCAGCGGAAGCTTTACAGCCAGGGAATGGCTCCCTTCGTTCGCACCTTACCGGTCAAAAACCGCTGGGAGAGAATCCGCGACAGACCCACAGTGGAG ACTGTAAACAACCAGTTCATTCTGTCTTTCACTCACCGGCTGCTGGATGTGCGAGGAACAACCACCTATTTCTCCTTCTGCTACCCGTTCTCTTACAGCGAGTGCCAGgagatgctgcagcagctggacgaGAGCTACCCCAACGCTGCTCAGCTCAGTCCGAGCAG CGCACCGGACACTGTGTACTATCACAGGGAATTGCTGTGCAACTCTCTAGACGGCAACAGGGTGGACCTCCTCACTGTGACCAACTGCGCCGGCATGTGGGATGAGAGAGAAACCCGTCTACCCAAGCTGTTTCCTGACACCAACACCCCCAGGGCGCATCGCTTCCCGGACAAGAGG GTGTTTTTCCTCAGCAGCCGCGTGCACCCCGGAGAAACGCCGTCCTCGTTCGTCTTCAACGGTTTCCTCAACTTCATTCTGCGGCGAGACGACCCGCGTGCGCACACGCTGCGCAGCATGTTCGTGTTCAAGCTCATTCCCATTCTGAACCCAGACGGCGTGGTCCGAGGACACTACAG AACTGACTCCAGAGGAGTGAACCTTAACAGACAGTACCTGAACCCCAACCCTGAACTCCACCCTTCCATCTATGCAGCTAAAGCTTTACTGCTGTaccaccacacacacaaccGCTTACACACCACACAACCAACCGCACACAGCATGGGCACGCTCCAGACGCAGCCCACCCCTCTGAACAACAAGCCGGCAAACCAGCACCAGTCCCCTCCCCTGACGCCGCTGGAGATCAGCTTGAACCAGCGGAACGCGGAGAAAGGCGGGAGCTCTCCCCCGCCGGCCGAGGTTTCCATGGTGATGGAGGAGAACAGCTGGAGCCCTGTGGAGTTGGGGAAAGGGGACCAGAACTGCTCCGCCGACTCCTTGGAGAAGGTAGCGTCCGGAACCGGGGACCGAGCCGATCCGGAGGAGGAGCAAAGCGAGTCGGTGCCGCCGCAGGAGGGAGGCGTGGCCTATTACGTGGACCTACACGGCCACGCCTCCAAACGGGGATGCTTCATGTATGGAAATAACCTGCCTGACGAGAACCAGCAG GTGGAGAACATGCTGTATCCCAGGCTGATCGCCGTCAACTCGGCCCACTTTGACTTCCTGGGCTGTAACTTCTCCGAAAAAAACATGTACGCGCGGGACAAGCGGGACGGTCAGTCTAAAGAAGGCAGCGGTCGTGTGGCTGTCCACAAGGCGATAGGAGTGCTTCACAG TTATACTTTGGAGTGCAACTATAACACAGGAAAAACCATGAACTCCATGCCCCCCGCCTGCCACGACAACGGCCGGGCGACGCCGCCTCCACCCTCGTCGTTTCCTCCCAAATACACTCCAGAGATATTTGAGCAG GTGGGCCGTGCCGTGGCCGTCTCTGCCCTGGACATGGCGGAGTCCAACCCGTGGCCTCGCCTGGTGCTGTCCGAGCACTCCTGCCTCACCAACCTCCGAGCCTGGATCCTCAAGCACGTCCGCAACACCAAAGGCCTCAACACGCAAATCCACGCTCTCCCCAAAGTACAAAGCAGCGGCAGCAAGGTGTCGCCACCGAAAAGTTTCAACAA CTTTCTGTCTGGGTCAACATCAGAAAACACGAATGGCCGCGTTCGCTACAACagccagagcagcagcagcagcaagacTCCCTCTCCAAAAATCCAAAGCTCTCCGAGCTTCACCTTCGGCTGCACCCCGCCGCCCCGGCATCACACACATCATTACAGCACACACGCCGGTGGACGTGGAGGCAACAGGACACTCGGACCAGTCAAAG aCTCTAAGCCTCAGGAGAAGAGACGTCCCTCCCACAGTCGTTCTGTTCTCCGGTCTCCCAGCAACAGCCACAAACCCCCCCGCCACCCTCGCTCgcccccttcctcctcctcgtcctcctcctcttcctctgtgtgCGCGGCAGGTTCTTGTCCTCTACCGACTCCGGTCAATATAACAG GTGTCAGCTACTCGGATCTTAAGCTTTATGGAGCCAGTCCAAGTAGCTGGCCCAGAATGCCTCTGCACGTGCGCGCCGGGCGGCCAGGCCGAGGCCGCCGAGGCTTTGCGGGCTCTCATCACCCAGCAGACGCCTGTAGAGAG AAATCTAAAGTCGCGGGGCCTGAACATATCTTGTCGTCCATCAAATTCAGCAA GTGCGAGCCTCAGTTGCACGGAAGCCGCATCCCGATTCGTCGAGCGGTGTCGGCTGAAGTTACTTTCCCACTCCTTAATACGTCGCCCACCTTGTCTGGAGACAAGGAGGTGTCTTCCTTTACAGTGTTTAAGCTGCTCAGACCTCCTGGGATCCACCGACATATGGCCATAACAG